From one Leptospira kanakyensis genomic stretch:
- a CDS encoding pseudouridine synthase: MAKDRLDKVLGNSGLGSRSDVKKEIHQGLVKVNGVVIKDPGFKVSLADEVIYYEEKLTRKEFYYFMMNKAPDCITATEDPREKTVMDYLSERHRNMNLFPVGRLDKETEGLLLFTTDGTLAHYYTSPKHFVEKEYYAEISESVTNEDIINFEQGIVLDDGYKTLPARLAIPNSETPNVVTVWLKEGKYRQIRRMFQSLGKEVVYLKRVKMGNIKLDPALSLGTYRELTEDEEILLKQKTPIIQ; this comes from the coding sequence ATGGCAAAAGATCGTTTGGATAAAGTTCTAGGGAATTCTGGTCTAGGCTCTCGCTCCGATGTAAAAAAAGAGATCCATCAGGGGTTGGTCAAAGTCAATGGGGTGGTGATCAAAGATCCTGGTTTTAAAGTTTCTCTTGCAGATGAAGTTATTTATTACGAAGAAAAACTCACAAGAAAGGAGTTCTATTATTTTATGATGAACAAAGCTCCTGATTGTATTACTGCAACAGAAGATCCTCGTGAAAAAACGGTGATGGATTATCTAAGTGAAAGGCATAGGAATATGAACTTATTTCCCGTAGGTCGTTTAGATAAAGAAACGGAAGGATTGTTGTTATTTACAACTGATGGAACACTTGCTCATTATTATACATCTCCCAAACACTTTGTAGAAAAAGAGTATTATGCGGAAATTTCTGAATCAGTGACAAACGAAGACATCATCAATTTTGAACAAGGTATTGTTTTGGACGATGGTTATAAAACATTACCTGCAAGACTTGCCATTCCCAATTCAGAAACTCCCAATGTCGTTACGGTTTGGTTGAAAGAAGGAAAATACAGACAAATCAGAAGGATGTTTCAAAGTTTGGGAAAAGAAGTTGTTTATTTGAAACGAGTGAAAATGGGAAATATAAAATTAGATCCTGCACTATCCCTTGGAACCTATCGGGAGTTAACCGAGGATGAGGAAATTCTTCTAAAACAAAAAACTCCGATCATTCAATAA
- a CDS encoding SOS response-associated peptidase family protein, translating to MSNLFINRLIAIEEHQNRWENFSVTDANYKETYDKYSQTGLAIKPNDTFWFLRQINNKTSLCSGTWGTKQSFAKDRLITTTQSEHILSSSFWKKYSDNRCLIPVTAYFEWQMQPNGKKHKFKIEFKDKNSYFAGIFGSKSDGMQNWVTIITQVANEKTAEIHNSGDNKHRQPVVIQRENQNQWLNSKITNDFDLQKLITQFQSNEIITEDLDYEQTLFG from the coding sequence ATGTCAAATTTATTCATAAATAGGTTGATTGCTATTGAAGAACATCAAAACCGATGGGAAAATTTTTCAGTTACTGATGCTAACTATAAAGAAACATATGATAAATATTCTCAAACTGGGCTCGCGATAAAACCGAATGATACTTTTTGGTTCCTACGACAAATAAACAACAAAACCTCACTTTGTTCTGGAACATGGGGAACAAAACAATCTTTTGCCAAAGATCGCTTAATCACAACCACTCAATCTGAACATATACTTTCCTCATCCTTTTGGAAAAAATATTCAGACAATCGATGTTTAATTCCAGTAACAGCTTATTTTGAATGGCAAATGCAACCAAATGGTAAAAAACATAAATTTAAAATTGAATTTAAAGATAAAAACTCTTACTTTGCTGGAATCTTTGGATCAAAATCAGACGGCATGCAGAATTGGGTTACAATCATCACACAAGTAGCCAATGAAAAAACAGCGGAAATCCATAACTCTGGAGATAACAAACACAGACAACCAGTTGTGATCCAAAGAGAAAATCAAAACCAATGGTTAAATTCTAAAATAACAAATGACTTTGATTTACAGAAACTAATAACGCAGTTTCAGTCAAATGAAATAATCACTGAAGATCTAGATTATGAACAAACGTTATTTGGATGA
- a CDS encoding acyl-[acyl-carrier-protein] thioesterase encodes MSQIFRKNLITRNFDLDWNRHVTSRTYEKFGYDARCDVLKEFGYSIEQMLNSNVRYLPGSTYVRFLDQQFADSEVTVESEVFRMDTGLLLWKQNIFGPNGKKACELETTSSLVQDDKIIQILKIPEINVTPHKFTIHPKPTKQNTVEHDYYIPFSDMNCFWNLPSDAIWKIFEEGRFLFFKEIVDLSLIQETDATTFFMGGEILIHKQLEPGSHVKILSWIESFEKIRFYFRQDIVDLNGNLLASMKDEQLFVSLSKSRPRKAPEAFFNKIERFIE; translated from the coding sequence ATGAGTCAAATTTTTCGGAAAAACTTAATTACCCGCAATTTCGATTTAGACTGGAACCGTCATGTCACCAGTAGAACCTACGAAAAATTTGGTTACGATGCGAGATGCGATGTTTTAAAGGAATTTGGATATTCCATAGAACAAATGTTAAACTCAAATGTTCGTTATCTTCCAGGATCAACCTATGTTAGGTTTTTAGACCAACAATTTGCCGATTCAGAGGTGACAGTAGAATCGGAAGTTTTCCGAATGGATACAGGCCTTCTATTGTGGAAACAAAACATTTTTGGCCCAAATGGAAAAAAGGCCTGCGAATTAGAAACAACATCTAGTTTGGTTCAAGATGACAAAATCATTCAAATTTTAAAAATTCCAGAAATCAACGTCACTCCTCACAAGTTTACTATCCATCCTAAACCCACCAAACAAAACACAGTGGAACATGATTATTATATTCCTTTTAGCGATATGAACTGTTTTTGGAATTTACCTTCGGATGCGATATGGAAAATTTTCGAAGAAGGTCGATTTTTATTTTTTAAAGAAATCGTAGATTTAAGTTTAATCCAAGAAACAGATGCCACTACATTCTTTATGGGTGGAGAAATTTTAATCCACAAACAACTGGAACCTGGATCACATGTGAAAATTCTAAGTTGGATTGAAAGTTTTGAAAAAATTCGTTTTTACTTTCGACAAGACATCGTTGATTTGAACGGGAACTTACTAGCGAGTATGAAAGATGAACAACTATTCGTATCTCTTTCTAAATCTCGTCCAAGAAAAGCTCCTGAGGCATTCTTCAATAAAATTGAAAGGTTTATTGAATGA
- a CDS encoding ArsR/SmtB family transcription factor, which produces MVELRKKEQVLDRVFAALADHSRRQMLIRLRKGSLSITELAEPFTMSFAGVAKHIEVLTDAELIRKIRAPEDGRSFRLELQNQTLLEATNWIKYHQEFWTNKLARLESFLEEKENGSKNSKSRKKN; this is translated from the coding sequence ATGGTTGAATTGAGAAAAAAAGAACAAGTTTTAGATCGGGTATTTGCCGCTTTGGCAGACCATTCGAGAAGGCAAATGTTGATTCGCCTTCGTAAGGGATCGCTGAGTATTACCGAATTAGCAGAACCCTTTACAATGTCTTTTGCAGGTGTTGCGAAACATATCGAAGTGCTCACTGACGCGGAACTTATAAGGAAAATTCGTGCTCCCGAGGATGGGCGTAGTTTTCGTCTCGAATTACAAAACCAAACTCTTTTAGAGGCAACCAATTGGATTAAGTATCATCAAGAGTTTTGGACAAACAAACTGGCAAGGCTCGAATCATTTTTAGAGGAAAAAGAGAATGGATCGAAAAATTCTAAAAGTCGAAAAAAGAATTAG
- a CDS encoding methyl-accepting chemotaxis protein, translated as MEDSYSNLGMRKLKDLIDSFGERSKEIGSVAGSIQQVAKQTNLLALNASIEAARAGEHGRGFEIVANEVTKLSFQTSEATKKISEILSRINIENTSANADVFEMEKQSIIDYAELWTNNIAKELESKFYIMATSLYGLKFLIQSLVHANIGMKREHLLLILQEYLIQNEQQLAYAICCEPNVIDLMDSEYTNKEGHDSKGRFVPYCHRHTGRISIEPLQGYDIVGEDEWYTHPRDLGEDVMMEPYDYPIEGKTVKMTSLMTNLFLHSKFAGILGADFSLEQLQSELSPKKLFGIGKTSLITFNGNFASHPDIEFLGTPATFLSDEAKRKIQRGESFTFIDNTNTARILKPVRIGQSKRPWSILVEFNLLSALKK; from the coding sequence ATGGAAGACAGTTATTCTAACCTAGGGATGCGAAAACTCAAAGATCTTATCGATTCATTTGGAGAAAGATCCAAAGAAATTGGTTCTGTTGCCGGATCCATCCAACAAGTTGCAAAACAAACCAACTTATTAGCACTCAATGCATCCATAGAAGCCGCGCGGGCAGGAGAACACGGACGTGGTTTTGAAATTGTCGCGAACGAAGTGACAAAATTATCTTTTCAAACATCTGAAGCCACAAAAAAAATCTCAGAAATTCTATCTCGTATTAATATCGAAAACACCTCAGCCAATGCTGATGTTTTTGAAATGGAAAAACAATCGATCATAGATTACGCAGAACTTTGGACAAATAATATTGCCAAAGAACTTGAATCTAAGTTTTATATCATGGCTACTTCTCTTTACGGTTTAAAGTTTTTAATACAAAGTTTAGTTCATGCTAATATTGGAATGAAACGTGAACACCTACTTCTTATTTTACAAGAATACTTAATTCAGAATGAACAACAACTGGCATATGCAATCTGCTGCGAACCAAATGTTATCGATTTAATGGACTCTGAATATACAAACAAAGAAGGTCATGATTCTAAAGGAAGATTTGTTCCTTATTGCCATAGACATACAGGAAGGATTTCCATCGAACCCTTACAAGGTTATGATATAGTCGGTGAAGATGAATGGTATACTCACCCCCGCGATTTGGGAGAGGATGTCATGATGGAACCTTACGACTATCCAATCGAAGGGAAAACAGTAAAAATGACAAGCCTAATGACTAATTTATTTTTACATTCTAAATTTGCAGGGATATTGGGAGCTGACTTTTCATTGGAACAATTACAATCAGAGTTATCTCCTAAAAAACTTTTTGGGATTGGTAAAACATCTCTCATCACTTTCAACGGGAATTTTGCTTCTCACCCAGATATCGAATTTTTAGGAACCCCCGCAACATTTCTCAGCGATGAAGCCAAACGAAAAATTCAAAGGGGAGAGAGTTTTACCTTTATCGACAATACAAATACAGCGAGGATTCTAAAACCTGTGCGCATTGGCCAAAGCAAAAGACCTTGGAGTATCCTTGTGGAATTCAATTTACTTTCTGCATTAAAAAAGTAG
- a CDS encoding MarR family winged helix-turn-helix transcriptional regulator encodes MFLLDDQIGFNLNRVSLLFRRELIRCLREFYLTPEQWQVLAMLWQKEVLSQKQIIELTLQDAPSASKMISRMEGTGLIQIEISKLDKRSTLIRLSAKGKSLEKILPKKILNHFEPILSSMSEKNRKSFLVLLKQFRRIFGDDIKK; translated from the coding sequence ATGTTTTTATTGGATGATCAAATTGGATTTAATTTAAATCGAGTTTCACTTCTTTTTAGAAGAGAACTGATTCGTTGTCTTAGGGAGTTTTATCTGACACCAGAACAGTGGCAGGTATTGGCGATGTTGTGGCAAAAGGAAGTGCTTAGTCAAAAACAAATCATTGAATTAACATTACAAGATGCACCATCTGCATCTAAAATGATCAGTCGTATGGAGGGAACTGGGCTCATTCAAATTGAGATTTCAAAGTTGGATAAAAGGTCAACGTTGATTCGTCTTTCTGCCAAAGGAAAATCTTTGGAAAAAATTTTGCCAAAAAAAATCCTAAATCACTTTGAACCAATATTAAGTTCGATGTCGGAGAAAAATAGAAAAAGCTTTTTAGTTCTATTGAAACAATTCAGAAGAATTTTTGGTGATGATATCAAAAAGTAA
- a CDS encoding MepB family protein, whose protein sequence is MTKKVNKTESIPLFLISTKEKLFDRLGLPLTNVLLEPDSDAYDACHFHVQNIKIRFRKAKITPKKIGLFVTLWKRNKLGVTEPFDNKDNTDIYLISANQKNRIGYFVFTKQILNEKGILRGKYEGKRGFRVYPSWDKPNNKQGVETQNWQKLYFAELTEKDGNLDSIRNLFSLSK, encoded by the coding sequence ATGACTAAAAAAGTAAATAAAACAGAAAGTATTCCACTTTTTTTAATAAGCACCAAAGAGAAGTTATTTGATAGATTAGGATTACCTCTGACAAATGTTTTGCTGGAACCAGATAGTGATGCGTATGATGCCTGTCATTTCCATGTTCAAAACATTAAAATAAGGTTTCGTAAAGCAAAAATCACTCCAAAAAAAATTGGATTATTCGTAACGCTATGGAAAAGGAACAAATTGGGTGTAACGGAACCGTTCGATAACAAAGACAATACGGACATTTATCTGATTTCAGCAAACCAAAAAAATAGAATTGGTTATTTTGTTTTCACAAAACAAATATTAAATGAAAAAGGAATCCTAAGAGGTAAATATGAAGGCAAACGCGGATTTCGTGTTTATCCATCGTGGGACAAACCAAACAACAAACAGGGGGTAGAGACACAAAACTGGCAAAAACTCTACTTCGCAGAACTGACTGAAAAAGACGGGAATTTAGATTCGATTCGAAACTTATTTAGTTTATCCAAATAG
- a CDS encoding SRPBCC family protein, producing MNGIYHKVGIRAGEKDVMDALTTKIGLSNWWTREVNGSFVTGVSSVGESIQFGFGHGNEIEMKVQKLEPKQLLWECNAGPEDWIGSHIDFQLSSGKTPNGEKMTILYFRHRDWREENEFTAHCSMKWATFLLSLRDFIEHGVGRPSPDDIKIDDMN from the coding sequence ATGAACGGGATTTACCATAAAGTAGGAATTAGGGCTGGAGAAAAGGATGTCATGGATGCACTTACCACAAAAATTGGGCTAAGCAATTGGTGGACTAGGGAAGTAAATGGAAGTTTTGTTACTGGTGTTTCTTCTGTAGGTGAATCGATTCAGTTTGGATTTGGACATGGAAATGAGATTGAAATGAAAGTTCAAAAATTGGAGCCAAAACAATTGTTATGGGAATGTAATGCTGGACCTGAGGATTGGATAGGTTCTCATATCGATTTTCAATTGAGTTCTGGTAAAACTCCAAATGGAGAAAAAATGACAATTCTGTATTTTCGTCACCGGGATTGGAGAGAGGAAAACGAGTTTACTGCTCATTGTAGTATGAAATGGGCAACTTTTCTACTCAGTCTCCGTGACTTTATCGAACATGGTGTTGGTCGGCCGTCACCAGATGATATTAAGATCGATGATATGAATTGA
- a CDS encoding DMT family transporter, producing the protein MNWILLLVAGLFEVMFAFCLGKAKETTGKEVYLWYLGFFISLTISMVLLIIVTKELPIGTSYAVWTGIGAAGTVLIGILFFKEPIEFWRLFFLSTLVLSVVGLKFVSH; encoded by the coding sequence ATGAACTGGATTTTGTTATTGGTTGCTGGCCTTTTTGAAGTAATGTTTGCGTTTTGCCTAGGAAAGGCAAAAGAAACTACAGGAAAGGAAGTTTATCTATGGTATTTAGGATTTTTTATCTCTTTAACCATTAGCATGGTATTACTCATTATAGTAACGAAAGAATTGCCTATTGGTACGAGTTATGCGGTCTGGACAGGAATTGGTGCAGCAGGAACTGTGCTTATTGGTATTTTATTTTTCAAAGAACCCATTGAATTCTGGCGACTTTTTTTCCTATCTACCCTCGTTTTATCGGTAGTTGGACTAAAATTTGTATCGCACTAA
- a CDS encoding adenylate/guanylate cyclase domain-containing protein: MKFIGKIWTTILNIGVTETTYEKDAKFIRLTNALAIIVGIWLFSIIPSLLPYYPSSQYIIYNSIFFPAIWLFVLYFNHRGWYTFAKLFFSYTAMVCVVFNSLQAGRESDNHLFLLLISIMAFYTFPPEQLKYISRVSLSALILFIAVEVYLTNKGPIIQAPPEFFQLGRLITLVALCILVYIVTLYNYKTLHKAQDLLEIEHQKSESLLLNILPPTIANRLKSKNEIIADKTNEATILFADIVDFTVVSQTMEPEKIVSLLNDIFSEFDTIIKNRNLEKIKTIGDAYMVASGIPESRADHCEAVALCALDMLTSIKKGITDDSKNFKIRIGIHTGPVVAGVIGKSKFIYDLWGDSVNTASRMESHGAEGKIHVSKDVFEKLKNKFKFEEKREIPVKGKGIMETYFLVQKI; the protein is encoded by the coding sequence ATGAAATTTATCGGAAAAATTTGGACAACTATTCTAAACATTGGAGTTACGGAAACAACGTATGAAAAGGATGCAAAGTTCATTCGTTTAACGAATGCTCTTGCTATTATCGTAGGTATATGGTTATTCTCCATCATTCCTTCACTTCTGCCTTACTACCCGTCCAGCCAATATATCATTTACAATTCCATATTTTTTCCCGCAATTTGGTTATTTGTTTTATATTTTAATCACAGAGGTTGGTATACCTTCGCAAAACTATTTTTTTCATATACCGCAATGGTTTGTGTTGTTTTTAATTCTTTGCAAGCAGGTAGAGAGTCAGACAATCACCTATTTCTGCTTCTTATCAGCATTATGGCTTTTTATACCTTTCCACCAGAACAACTTAAATATATTTCGCGAGTTTCTCTATCTGCGCTCATTCTTTTTATCGCTGTTGAAGTATATTTAACAAACAAAGGGCCAATCATCCAAGCTCCACCTGAATTTTTCCAACTTGGAAGGTTAATTACTTTAGTTGCTCTCTGTATCCTTGTATACATTGTAACTCTATATAATTACAAAACCTTACATAAAGCACAAGATCTACTTGAAATAGAACATCAAAAGTCAGAAAGTCTACTTCTAAACATTCTACCTCCAACAATTGCAAATAGACTCAAATCCAAAAATGAAATCATTGCTGACAAAACAAATGAAGCAACAATCCTATTTGCCGATATCGTTGATTTCACCGTTGTGTCACAAACAATGGAACCTGAAAAGATTGTTTCTCTTTTGAATGATATATTTTCGGAATTTGATACAATTATCAAAAATCGCAATCTTGAAAAAATAAAAACTATTGGTGATGCTTATATGGTGGCATCAGGAATTCCTGAATCCAGAGCGGATCATTGCGAAGCGGTTGCGTTATGTGCTTTAGATATGTTAACTTCAATTAAAAAAGGAATCACTGACGATTCTAAAAATTTCAAAATCCGAATTGGGATTCATACAGGTCCCGTAGTTGCTGGTGTCATTGGCAAAAGTAAATTTATTTATGATCTATGGGGTGATAGTGTTAATACAGCAAGTCGGATGGAATCACATGGAGCTGAAGGAAAGATTCACGTATCCAAGGATGTTTTTGAAAAACTAAAAAACAAATTCAAGTTTGAAGAAAAAAGAGAAATTCCAGTCAAAGGGAAAGGAATTATGGAAACATATTTTCTTGTTCAAAAAATCTAA
- a CDS encoding DUF4256 domain-containing protein yields the protein MNNKRKLSPKQSEEILVELKIRFDKNKNRHPDMEWKKIQSKLETNPDKLWSLYEMEKTGGEPDVVGYDKKKDEYIFFDCSPETPKERRSICYDRKALDSRKENKPKSSALEMATAMGIQLLTEAEYKELQKLGTFDSKTSSWILTPSNIRDLGGALFADFRYGAVFIYHNGAESYYAVRGFRGSLRV from the coding sequence ATGAATAATAAAAGAAAACTATCTCCTAAACAATCTGAAGAAATCTTAGTAGAGTTAAAAATTCGTTTTGATAAAAACAAAAACCGGCATCCCGATATGGAATGGAAAAAAATTCAAAGTAAATTAGAAACCAATCCAGACAAGTTATGGTCTCTCTATGAAATGGAAAAAACAGGAGGGGAACCTGATGTTGTGGGTTATGATAAAAAAAAGGATGAATATATTTTCTTCGATTGTTCTCCTGAAACCCCAAAAGAGAGAAGAAGTATTTGTTATGATCGGAAAGCCTTGGATTCAAGAAAAGAAAATAAACCCAAAAGTAGTGCCTTAGAAATGGCAACTGCAATGGGGATTCAATTATTAACAGAAGCGGAATACAAAGAGTTACAAAAACTAGGAACCTTCGATTCAAAAACATCTAGTTGGATATTAACCCCTTCTAATATTAGGGATCTGGGTGGGGCATTATTTGCTGACTTCCGTTACGGAGCTGTGTTCATATACCACAATGGTGCAGAATCGTATTATGCAGTTAGAGGGTTTCGAGGTTCTCTTCGCGTGTAA
- a CDS encoding ABC transporter ATP-binding protein: MANTFLRILKTSRIAFDLAYKSSPLLTLQISILTIINGLFPSILVWIGKLIIDSILIAESHSNNWIDLLQSDAVRLVYAEGFLTILFFGSQKFYNISYTLLRIRLGQEVNERILSKAIRLELTHFEDSETYDKMTQARTEASSKPLSMVTRFFTIVQSSVTIVSFFGLLVKLSPLASFILVIAAIPSFIAETKFSNNSFRLFRWKAKETREQVYLETLMAREDNAKEILLFNLGKEFLNRYKNNFQRIYKEDKKLTVYKGVFSFLLGLLSQFAFYGSYVWIVCLALLNKISLGEMTMYLVIFRQGQNTFSNALSAFGGIYEDHLYIENLREFLDLPILKQYGTAKGNHQRLGIVFDSVSFLYPGSKQPSLSNVSFELKPEEKLAIVGENGSGKTTLIKLLTRLYSPTSGKIYLDGINLEDWDEETLRKRFGVIFQNFVQYQFKVGENIGMGDVQKIQSEAEWIPAAKLGMAHEFVTNLENGYETRLGKWFKDGRELSGGQWQKVALSRAFMRSSADILILDEPTSAIDAEAEMKVFEHFREHTQGKTVILISHRFSTVRMADQILVLEQGKKTEWGSHEELLINKGKYEKLFRLQQAGYQ, from the coding sequence ATGGCCAATACCTTTTTAAGGATTTTGAAAACTTCGCGAATTGCCTTTGATTTAGCTTACAAAAGTTCTCCACTTTTAACCTTACAAATTTCTATTTTAACCATAATCAATGGTTTATTTCCTTCAATACTTGTATGGATTGGAAAACTGATCATTGATTCCATTTTGATCGCGGAATCACATTCAAACAATTGGATAGATTTATTACAATCGGATGCGGTTCGATTAGTATACGCTGAAGGTTTCTTAACCATCCTCTTTTTTGGTTCACAAAAATTTTATAATATCTCTTATACATTACTTCGCATTCGTTTAGGGCAAGAAGTGAATGAACGGATTCTTTCTAAAGCCATTCGTTTAGAACTCACTCATTTTGAAGATTCAGAAACTTACGACAAAATGACACAGGCAAGGACAGAGGCTTCTTCCAAACCATTATCAATGGTTACGAGATTTTTTACGATTGTCCAATCCTCAGTTACCATAGTTAGTTTTTTTGGACTCCTGGTAAAACTATCCCCACTCGCTTCTTTTATATTAGTAATTGCGGCCATCCCTTCTTTCATTGCAGAAACAAAATTCTCAAACAATAGTTTTCGATTGTTCCGGTGGAAGGCAAAAGAAACAAGAGAACAAGTTTATTTAGAAACATTGATGGCAAGAGAAGATAATGCTAAAGAAATTTTATTATTTAACTTAGGGAAAGAATTCTTAAATCGATATAAAAACAACTTTCAAAGAATTTATAAAGAGGACAAAAAACTAACGGTCTACAAAGGAGTATTCAGTTTCCTTCTTGGACTACTAAGTCAATTTGCATTTTATGGATCCTATGTTTGGATTGTATGCCTTGCTTTGTTAAATAAAATTTCTTTGGGCGAAATGACAATGTATCTTGTGATTTTTAGACAAGGACAAAATACTTTTTCCAACGCACTCTCTGCCTTTGGCGGAATCTACGAAGATCACTTGTACATAGAAAACCTCAGAGAATTTTTGGATTTACCAATCCTCAAGCAGTATGGAACAGCAAAAGGAAATCACCAAAGACTAGGAATTGTTTTTGATTCAGTTTCTTTTTTATATCCTGGTTCCAAACAACCTTCTTTATCTAATGTTAGTTTTGAATTAAAACCAGAAGAAAAACTTGCTATCGTAGGAGAAAACGGATCCGGTAAAACAACTCTTATCAAACTTTTAACACGTTTGTATTCACCTACATCCGGTAAAATTTATTTAGATGGAATCAATTTAGAAGATTGGGATGAGGAAACTTTACGAAAAAGGTTCGGAGTCATTTTCCAAAACTTTGTTCAGTATCAATTCAAAGTGGGAGAAAATATTGGAATGGGTGATGTACAAAAAATTCAATCCGAAGCAGAATGGATTCCTGCCGCAAAATTAGGCATGGCGCACGAATTTGTAACAAATTTGGAAAACGGATACGAAACAAGACTCGGAAAATGGTTTAAAGATGGACGTGAACTCTCAGGAGGACAATGGCAAAAGGTCGCTCTTTCTCGTGCGTTTATGAGATCCTCTGCAGACATCTTAATTTTAGATGAACCTACTTCCGCCATTGATGCAGAAGCAGAAATGAAAGTCTTTGAACATTTCAGAGAACATACACAAGGAAAAACAGTAATCCTTATCTCTCATCGTTTTTCAACTGTACGAATGGCAGATCAAATTTTAGTTCTTGAACAAGGAAAAAAAACGGAATGGGGAAGCCATGAAGAACTTTTAATCAATAAAGGGAAATATGAAAAACTTTTTCGATTACAACAAGCTGGATATCAATAG
- a CDS encoding SRPBCC family protein: protein MDRKILKVEKRISADPTKLFRAWLNAKDFSLWFLSGEGIGIESVTMDPRPGGRFLINMELDGKILPHSGEYITIDEPHKLVFTWRSHATENRDTLVTVTFEEEKDSKHETKKSSKQKTTTLVTLIHEDLSSDLQIKMHNHGWTSILDSLSHWMESILE from the coding sequence ATGGATCGAAAAATTCTAAAAGTCGAAAAAAGAATTAGTGCAGATCCAACAAAACTTTTTAGAGCCTGGCTAAACGCTAAAGATTTTTCTCTTTGGTTTTTGTCTGGAGAAGGTATTGGCATTGAATCCGTCACAATGGATCCGAGGCCAGGTGGTAGATTTTTAATCAATATGGAACTGGATGGCAAAATCCTTCCACATTCTGGCGAATACATTACTATCGACGAACCGCATAAGTTGGTATTTACTTGGCGCTCTCATGCGACGGAAAACCGAGATACACTTGTTACAGTTACTTTTGAAGAAGAAAAGGATTCCAAACATGAAACAAAAAAAAGTAGCAAACAAAAAACGACAACCTTAGTCACGTTGATTCATGAAGACCTTAGCAGTGATCTTCAAATTAAAATGCATAACCATGGTTGGACAAGTATCCTCGATAGTTTGAGTCATTGGATGGAATCAATTTTAGAGTAA
- a CDS encoding DoxX family membrane protein, which produces MNRIDFCIRMLLGIVFILFGSSKFYAFMPTPPMTPGAANFIAALITTGYLWKLVGFFEIGGGILILFPKTTILGILILTPIIVNIIFYLGFLQYQIGSAPFIMILFLVLSSGLIAWHRKNQWISLFRIE; this is translated from the coding sequence ATGAATCGAATTGATTTTTGTATTAGAATGTTGTTGGGTATTGTTTTTATTCTATTCGGAAGTAGTAAGTTTTACGCCTTTATGCCAACTCCTCCGATGACCCCTGGTGCTGCTAATTTTATCGCTGCACTCATAACGACTGGATACCTATGGAAATTGGTTGGCTTTTTTGAAATCGGTGGAGGCATCCTCATTCTTTTTCCAAAAACAACAATCCTCGGTATATTAATTCTTACACCAATCATAGTTAATATCATTTTCTATTTGGGTTTTTTACAATATCAGATTGGATCAGCACCTTTTATAATGATACTGTTCTTGGTTTTGAGTTCCGGTCTAATTGCATGGCATAGAAAAAATCAGTGGATTAGCTTATTTCGGATTGAATAG